From one Trifolium pratense cultivar HEN17-A07 linkage group LG1, ARS_RC_1.1, whole genome shotgun sequence genomic stretch:
- the LOC123883973 gene encoding signal recognition particle subunit SRP72-like, which translates to MAPKPKPTPSQPPAPPPLEDLFTTLNKHIQASSFTNAVKLTDQILTIAPGDEDALRCKIVALIKDDRFDDAISAIQSSRTPPEDFHLLKAYCLYKQNNLDEALDSLQKHETNDETMLLESQILYRLGKMDACLNIYQKLQKSKIDMLEINYVAALVMAGRSSEVQGWLDSFRVKATSNFELAYNTACSLIQRNKYTDAEQLLLSGRRIGQESLMEDNWPDEDIENELSPIAVQLGYVQQLLGRKQDAIEAYLDMIKRDMADESSIAVAVNNLVSLRGPKDVSDSLKKLDRLKEKEIQSFRLAHGLDLKLSAKEREAIYANRVLLLLHANKIDQARELVSALPDMFPESVVPVLLQAALLVRENKAGRAEEILAQSAGKFPEKSQVLYLARAQVAAAAGHPHIAADSLTKIPDIQHMPATVATLVSLKERANDVEGAAVVLDSATKWWSNAMTEDNKLNIITQEAASFKLRHGREEDAAKLYEELVKSQGSIEALVGLITTVARLDVVKAELYEKQLKTLPGLKGIDVDSLERTSGVKRVEGPPHVGVAETNEEGKNKTKTKKKRKRKPRYPKGFNPTNPGPPPDPERWLPKRERSTFRPKRKDKRAAQVRGSQGAVVRDKHDAGASSNQSNPKSNQATTSKGAVSEQAKPSSKSRKKSRK; encoded by the exons ATGGCTCCAAAGCCGAAACCGACACCGTCACAGCCTCCAGCTCCACCTCCACTCGAAGATCTCTTCACCACACTCAACAAGCACATTCAAGCTTCTTCATTCACCAATGCCGTCAAACTCACAGATCAGA TTCTCACAATTGCACCTGGCGATGAAGACGCTCTCCGATGCAAGATCGTCGCACTAATCAAAGATGATCGATTTGATGATGCTATCTCTGCTATTCAATCTTCTCGGACTCCTCCTGAAGATTTTCATTTGCTTAAG GCATACTGCTTatacaaacaaaacaatttGGATGAAGCTTTGGACTCTTTGCAAAAACATGAGACAAATGATGAAACAATGCTTTTGGAATCTCAAATATTGTATCGTCTTGGAAAAATGGATGCATGCTTGAATATCTACCAGAAGCTTCAAAAGTCCAAGATTGATATGTTGGAAATAAATTATGTTGCTGCCTTAGTTATGGCAGGGAGATCATCCGAAGTTCAAGGATGGCTGGATTCATTTCGGGTTAAAGCAACAAGCAATTTTGAATTGGCATACAATACTGCTTGTTCTTTAATTCAAAGGAATAAGTACACAGATGCTGAACAACTCTTGTTGTCTGGCCGAAG aattGGTCAAGAGAGCCTGATGGAAGATAACTGGCCTGATGAAGATATAGAAAATGAGTTGTCTCCTATTGCTGTACAATTGGGCTATGTCCAACAG CTTCTTGGGCGTAAACAAGATGCTATTGAAGCTTACTTGGACATGATTAAACGAGATATGGCTGATGAATCATCCATTGCAGTGGCAGTCAATAATCTTGTTTCACTGAGAGGTCCAAAAGATGTTTCTGATAGCCTGAAGAAACTTGATCggctaaaagaaaaagagatacAAAGCTTTCGCCTAGCTCATGGATTGGACTTGAAACTTTCAGCAAAAGAAAGGGAAGCAATATATGCAAATAGAGTTCTGTTGCTTCTTCATGCTAACAAGATTGACCAG GCTCGAGAACTTGTTTCTGCATTGCCTGACATGTTTCCTGAAAGTGTTGTTCCAGTATTGCTGCAGGCTGCCCTCTTGGTTAGAGAGAACAAAGCTGGAAGGGCTGAGGAAATACTGGCACAGTCTGCTGGAAAGTTCCCTGAGAAGTCGCAGGTTCTTTATTTAGCCAGGGCTCAGGTTGCTGCTGCGGCTGGTCACCCACATATTGCAGCCGATTCTCTCACTAAGATACCTGATATTCAACACATGCCAGCTACTGTTGCCACCCTTGTCTCTTTAAAAGAGCGAGCCAATGACGTTGAAGGTGCAGCTGTTGTGCTTGATTCAGCCACCAAATGGTGGTCTAATGCTATGACCGAGGACAATAAGCTTAATATTATAACGCAAGAGGCTGCCTCATTCAAGCTAAGGCATGGAAGGGAAGAGGATGCCGCTAAACTTTACGAGGAGCTGGTTAAAAGTCAGGGAAGCATAGAAGCACTAGTTGGGCTGATAACAACAGTTGCGCGTCTTGATGTTGTAAAGGCAGAGCTATACGAAAAGCAACTAAAGACCTTACCTGGATTGAAGGGAATTGATGTAGACAGCTTGGAGCGTACTTCTGGAGTTAAACGAGTTGAGGGTCCTCCACATGTGGGTGTCGCTGAAACGAACGAGGAAGGaaagaataaaacaaaaactaagaaaaagagaaagagaaagccaAGGTATCCTAAAGGGTTTAACCCAACAAACCCAGGTCCTCCACCAGATCCCGAAAGGTGGCTTCCCAAGAGAGAGAGATCAACTTTTAGGCCAAAGAGGAAGGACAAAAGAGCTGCTCAAGTTAGAGGCTCACAGGGTGCTGTAGTTAGAGACAAGCACGACGCTGGTGCTTCGTCTAATCAATCAAATCCAAAGTCAAACCAGGCAACTACCTCCAAAGGTGCAGTTTCTGAGCAAGCCAAGCCTTCATCCAAGTCAAGAAAGAAGTCTAGGAAATAG